The DNA window TAAAGCATCGGAAATTAACTCTTGATTATGAATACTAATTAATCTTTCTGGACTCGCACCAATGAAGTTTTGTCCCTTACCATTGCTAGTAGAAAAAATATAACAATTAGGATGTATTTGCCGTAGATTGTTTAATGATTTGAATAAATTAAAAATATGGCTGGATTTTACATCTAAGGCATTTGCTAGGACAATTTTAATTAAATGGCTAGACCGAATTTTTTCTACGGCTGATCCCACAGATCGTTTAAAATCTTGAGGATTAGTGACAGATTGTTTACTAAACTTATTGGGTAACTGTTCTAAATTTGGAGCAGCATATTCTAAAGACTGAATTTGAGCAATTTTATGCTGCAAATCCTGCAATATACTTTCTACATTGGTGCTGGGTTTGATAATTATATTGTTGACTAATATGCAATGTTGATTTTTAACTGATATTTGCCAACGGGGAAGAAAAACTGTAGCCGATGGAAAAGGGTAATCTATTTGAGAATTATAATCAAAAAAGCCGAAATAACAAAAAAAGTGAGGTCCCGCAAATGTTGGCTGATTGTTACCAAAATTTATAATATTTTTTAGACAAAATTTGATAAAATGTTCAGCTTGATGAAAACGCTCTTTGCCATCAATTTCTAATTTTGTCACAGTATCAATGGCCGCGATCGCTTCTCCTTTAGCTTGATTCTCAAAGTAAAAATTTATTTCATTTGCTTGCGTAAGTTTATCTAATACAACTAAGGGATCTACCCAGTCAATATTCAGCGAAATACTCACAATTTGCCGACAATTATGCTTGAGGCAATTTTCCTGAACGTTTAACAGAAAATGGTATAGGTCTTTGTTTTTGACAAAGAAGTTGCTGCGACATGGTAAAACTGTCATGGATCTAGCAATAGTAAACTTTTTTTAAGTTAACTTCCTAAAGTGTAATTAAACGTGGTCGTATTTCTACAGGTAACATATTCAGTTGCCACTTCACCAGAGTATGGTTTGCTGTATTTATGGTGTTCCCAGACGCTGAACAGCTATCCTTAGTTTTGGGTTGTATCCAAAAAGTGAGTGTTACTAACGAGAGGTTAACCAGCCACAGCAAATTCCCTAAGTTTGGCACTTAACCAGTATTTAGTAAACCCCAGAGTTCCAGCGCTACAAAATCACTGTTGAATGGCGCGGGGCGGTGCTGGTGTCTCTCGAAACTGTAAAATTTTATGTATAAGTAAGGTTACTGTAATCTCATGAATCACGACTGATGACGACAAAACAGATTGTAAATCCTCAAATTAAATTATGGATGGCGGCAATTAAACCGCCAATGTATAGCGTTGCGATCATGCCGATTTGGGTAGGAACAGCAGTGGCTTTTGCGGAAACCAATAGTTTTAATGTAGTAGTATTTTCTACTTTTATCGCTGCGGCAATTTTAATTTTAGCTTGGGAAAATATCAGTAATGATGTCTTTGATTCAGAAACGGGTATTGACGAAAACAAACATCATTCTTTAGTAAATTTAACTGGAAATAAGCTATTAATATTTTGGTTAGGAAACTTGTGTTTGGTTTCTGGGTTGTTGGGAATAATCGCGATCGCTATTTGGCAAAAAGACCCCACTGTCATCGGCTTAATTCTGCTGTGCTGCGCTTTGGGCTACACATACCAAGGGCCTCCCTTTCGCTTAGGATACCAGGGTTTGGGCGAAATTATTTGTTTTTTTGCTTTTGGCCCTTTGGCGATCGCCGCCGCATACTATAGCCAAACGGCAAGTTGGTCAATAAATAGTTTAGCAGCGTCAGTGATTGTGGGCATTGCTACCAGCTTAGTTTTATTTTGCTCACACTTTCACCAAGTTAAGGATGACATAGCCGCAGGTAAGCGATCGCCTGTTGTGCGTCTGGGTACGGCAAAAGCTGCAAAACTTCTCTCTTGGTTTACGGGCGGTATTTATCCTCTGATTTTACTATTTGTGTTATTGGGGATGTTCCCTGTTTGGACTTTGCTGAGTTGGTTGAGTTTACCTTATGCGTTCCAGTTATGTCGCCATGTTCAGCAAAATCATCATCTGCCGGAAAAGGTGAGTAATTGTAAGTTTATTGCGGTTAATTTACATTTTTGCTGTTGTTCGCTGTTGGGTTTGGGGTTTATGTTGGGGGGTTGATAAGAAATTTTTATCACGCAGAGGCGCAGAGGCGCGGAGAGGGAGAGGTGAGAGGTTATCAATTTGATTTTCGTTGTTATCGGCGGCGCTTTTTACAGCCATTGGTTACTAATCATGGGTTGTGGCATACCCGTGAGGGGATAATCGTTTGTCTGGGTAACTGTGGTTACGGGGAAATTGCCCCTATTAGTTGGTTTGGTTCGGAAACTCTAGAACAGGCTTTAAATTTTTGTCG is part of the Nodularia sp. LEGE 06071 genome and encodes:
- a CDS encoding isochorismate synthase, with amino-acid sequence MTVLPCRSNFFVKNKDLYHFLLNVQENCLKHNCRQIVSISLNIDWVDPLVVLDKLTQANEINFYFENQAKGEAIAAIDTVTKLEIDGKERFHQAEHFIKFCLKNIINFGNNQPTFAGPHFFCYFGFFDYNSQIDYPFPSATVFLPRWQISVKNQHCILVNNIIIKPSTNVESILQDLQHKIAQIQSLEYAAPNLEQLPNKFSKQSVTNPQDFKRSVGSAVEKIRSSHLIKIVLANALDVKSSHIFNLFKSLNNLRQIHPNCYIFSTSNGKGQNFIGASPERLISIHNQELISDALAGSAPRGKTPAEDAANANRLLNSIKERHEHSLVIDFITQRLTQLGLLPEVLAPRLRQLSNIQHLWTPITAKVSANVHPLKIVSQLHPTPAVAGATRDFACAEIRRYESFERGLYAAPLGWIDASGNCEFIVGIRSALIDGDRARLYAGAGIVAGSDPEKEFAEVQLKLQALLKALV
- the menA gene encoding 2-carboxy-1,4-naphthoquinone phytyltransferase, whose amino-acid sequence is MTTKQIVNPQIKLWMAAIKPPMYSVAIMPIWVGTAVAFAETNSFNVVVFSTFIAAAILILAWENISNDVFDSETGIDENKHHSLVNLTGNKLLIFWLGNLCLVSGLLGIIAIAIWQKDPTVIGLILLCCALGYTYQGPPFRLGYQGLGEIICFFAFGPLAIAAAYYSQTASWSINSLAASVIVGIATSLVLFCSHFHQVKDDIAAGKRSPVVRLGTAKAAKLLSWFTGGIYPLILLFVLLGMFPVWTLLSWLSLPYAFQLCRHVQQNHHLPEKVSNCKFIAVNLHFCCCSLLGLGFMLGG